From the genome of Ornithobacterium rhinotracheale, one region includes:
- a CDS encoding efflux RND transporter periplasmic adaptor subunit, whose translation MKAKKIIIAVLVLLVLCLGIWAFSYNYQKSTAENVVYETTHAFRTDIKKTAVATGEVKPREKIEIKPNITGVIQSIKVREGMEVSSGQLLATIKVIPNVNSLNSAQMQINSAQTELDNQTRHYNRQKWLYSQGVISKAEYETALAAYNSAKQSLKNAQNNYQTAQTGVAPGLEKYSTTQIRSTINGMVLDIPVEIGDNVQEISNFGTGTTIATIANIKDMIFEGRVDESEVGKLKIGMPLEIKIGALPDETFTGTLDFISPSGTRNNGIVEFEIKASVNLKQSDFVRAGYSANAEIITESRKNVLALPEANIQYEDDGTPFVEVKNGEQWVKKIVQLGTSDGENIEIIKGITAQDEIKVWNTSLISQKDEQNTPETK comes from the coding sequence ATGAAAGCTAAAAAAATCATTATAGCAGTCCTTGTTTTATTAGTTTTATGCCTAGGAATATGGGCTTTTTCCTATAACTACCAAAAAAGTACTGCCGAAAATGTGGTGTACGAGACCACACATGCTTTTAGAACAGACATTAAGAAAACGGCAGTCGCTACAGGCGAAGTAAAACCACGCGAAAAAATCGAAATTAAACCTAACATCACGGGGGTAATTCAATCCATCAAGGTGAGAGAGGGTATGGAGGTGAGCAGTGGGCAATTATTGGCTACCATTAAAGTAATCCCAAATGTTAATAGCTTAAACTCAGCTCAAATGCAAATTAATTCTGCACAAACTGAGCTTGATAACCAAACACGGCACTATAATCGCCAGAAATGGCTCTACTCGCAAGGGGTGATTTCCAAGGCTGAGTATGAAACCGCCCTTGCAGCCTACAACTCTGCCAAGCAAAGCCTTAAAAATGCTCAAAATAATTACCAAACGGCCCAAACGGGCGTTGCTCCTGGGCTAGAAAAATATTCCACTACGCAGATTCGCTCCACCATCAATGGAATGGTTCTAGACATTCCTGTGGAAATAGGCGATAATGTGCAGGAAATTAGCAACTTTGGCACAGGCACCACCATTGCTACCATTGCCAATATTAAAGATATGATTTTTGAGGGGCGCGTAGACGAGTCCGAGGTAGGAAAACTAAAAATCGGTATGCCCCTTGAAATAAAAATCGGGGCGCTGCCTGATGAAACATTCACTGGCACGCTTGACTTTATTTCCCCCTCTGGCACTAGAAATAATGGTATTGTGGAATTTGAAATCAAAGCAAGCGTAAACTTAAAGCAAAGCGATTTCGTGCGAGCTGGTTACAGTGCCAATGCTGAAATCATTACCGAGAGCCGAAAAAATGTCCTTGCACTGCCCGAGGCCAATATTCAGTATGAAGATGATGGCACCCCCTTTGTAGAAGTGAAAAACGGCGAACAGTGGGTGAAAAAAATTGTGCAACTAGGCACTAGCGATGGCGAAAATATTGAAATTATAAAAGGCATCACTGCCCAAGATGAAATCAAGGTGTGGAACACAAGCCTAATCTCCCAAAAAGATGAGCAAAACACCCCTGAAACTAAATAA
- a CDS encoding WbqC family protein, which yields MFTFVANHMELNTFSAQYFPPIRFFADFLVQKSPCIDVFENYQKQTYRNRCHILSPNGLQKLVVPIAHTGNRAMKDLQISYAQDWQKEHLRSFEAAYRRSPYFEYYEDDLMPVFEKKHKFLLDLNLEILEQLLSLLQVEKTFSLSESYVESPTRDFRQAYDAKNPVVDLPEYVQVFSEKLHFHPDLSVVDLLFNEGPQSIVYLKNLIQ from the coding sequence ATGTTTACTTTTGTAGCAAATCATATGGAATTAAATACATTTTCAGCACAATATTTCCCTCCCATTCGTTTTTTTGCAGATTTTTTAGTGCAAAAAAGCCCCTGTATTGATGTCTTTGAAAACTATCAAAAGCAGACTTACAGAAATCGTTGCCACATATTAAGCCCTAATGGGCTGCAAAAGCTCGTGGTGCCAATTGCCCACACGGGAAATCGTGCGATGAAGGATTTGCAGATAAGTTATGCCCAAGATTGGCAAAAGGAACACTTGCGCTCATTTGAGGCGGCCTACCGACGCTCGCCCTATTTTGAGTATTATGAGGATGATTTGATGCCTGTCTTTGAAAAGAAACATAAATTCCTTTTAGATTTAAATTTAGAAATTTTGGAACAACTTTTGAGTTTGCTCCAAGTGGAAAAAACATTTTCGCTCTCTGAATCTTATGTAGAATCGCCCACTAGGGATTTTAGGCAAGCCTATGATGCTAAAAATCCTGTGGTAGATTTGCCAGAATATGTACAAGTATTCAGCGAAAAGTTGCATTTTCACCCAGATTTAAGCGTGGTAGATTTATTATTTAATGAAGGACCCCAAAGTATAGTTTATTTAAAAAATTTAATACAATAA